A single genomic interval of Homo sapiens chromosome 7, GRCh38.p14 Primary Assembly harbors:
- the SEM1 gene encoding 26S proteasome complex subunit SEM1 isoform i (isoform i is encoded by transcript variant 17), with the protein MSEKKQPVDLGLLEEDDEFEEFPAEELN; encoded by the coding sequence ATGTCAGAGAAAAAGCAGCCGGTAGACTTAGGTCTGTTAGAGGAAGACGACGAGTTTGAAGAGTTCCCTGCCGAAG